From the Myripristis murdjan chromosome 14, fMyrMur1.1, whole genome shotgun sequence genome, one window contains:
- the LOC115371483 gene encoding neuronal acetylcholine receptor subunit alpha-9-like: MRLPLLFFLLTLLPVSLAAHGRFAQKLMNDLFANYTNALRPVEDTDHIINVTLQITLSQIIDMDERNQILTTYLWIRQVWTDAYLTWRPEDYDGLGTIRIPSSYVWRPDIVLYNSADDQFSSSMETNVVIKNNGQVVWDQPAITKSSCSVDVAFFPFDVQECRFTFGSWTHNGNQMDLVNELDSADLSDFVPNVEWEVLGMPAKKNIILYGCCSDPYPDITYTLHLKRRASFYIFNLLIPCMMISFLAPLGFYLPADSGEKVSLGVTVLLALTVFQLLVAESMPPSESVPLIGKYYIATMTMITASTALTIFIMNIHHCGPEARPVPRWARRLILNHLARICFVYEVGENCLGGASAGKRASLQEEPEAPLAGHNNARGMNWDVNGQAWAGRGGEDGAGPGPGFAKQTDWKEDLFVSIDHSEEEGAAGGRGASRGGYAQEKKGVGGAEGGAGPGAEGGGASAERRKEILVKTQCLCQHQGLRRNIEYIASCYQDQRHTARLIGEWRKVAKVMDRFFMWLFFIMVFFMSLLIMGKAI, encoded by the exons ATGCGGCTGCCGCTGCTCTTCTTCCTGCTCACCTTGCTGCCAG tttcCTTGGCTGCTCACGGCCGATTCGCTCAGAAGCTGATGAATGATTTGTTCGCCAACTACACCAACGCCCTGCGGCCGGTGGAGGACACGGATCACATCATCAACGTCACGCTGCAGATCACTCTGTCCCAGATCATCGACATG GACGAGCGGAACCAGATTCTGACCACCTACCTGTGGATCCGGCAGGTGTGGACGGACGCCTACCTCACCTGGAGGCCGGAGGACTACGACGGCCTCGGCACCATCCGAATCCCCAGCAGCTACGTGTGGCGTCCCGACATCGTCCTGTACAACAG tGCAGACGATCAGTTCTCCAGCTCCATGGAGACCAACGTGGTGATCAAGAACAACGGCCAGGTGGTTTGGGACCAGCCGGCCATCACCAAGAGCTCGTGCTCCGTCGACGTGGCCTTCTTCCCGTTTGACGTGCAGGAGTGTCGCTTCACCTTCGGCTCCTGGACGCACAACGGGAACCAGATGGACCTCGTCAACGAGCTGGACAGCGCCGACCTCTCCGACTTCGTCCCCAACGTGGAGTGGGAG GTTCTGGGGATGCCGGCCAAGAAGAACATCATCCTGTACGGCTGCTGCTCGGACCCGTACCCCGACATCACCTACACCCTGCACCTGAAGAGACGCGCCTCCTTCTACATCTTCAACCTGCTCATCCCCTGCATGATGATCTCCTTCCTCGCCCCGCTGGGCTTCTACCTGCCGGCCGACTCGGGCGAGAAGGTGTCGCTGGGCGTCACCGTGCTGCTCGCCCTCACCGTCTTCCAGCTGCTGGTGGCCGAGAGCATGCCGCCGTCCGAGAGCGTCCCGCTGATAG GGAAGTACTACATCGCCACCATGACGATGATCACCGCCTCCACCGCGCTGACCATCTTCATCATGAACATCCACCACTGCGGCCCggaggcccgtcccgtcccgcgcTGGGCCCGCCGCCTCATCCTGAACCACCTGGCCCGCATCTGCTTCGTCTACGAAGTCGGCGAGAACTGCCTGGGCGGGGCGTCGGCGGGGAAACGGGCTTCGCTGCAGGAGGAGCCCGAGGCTCCGCTCGCGGGCCACAACAACGCCAGAGGGATGAACTGGGACGTGAACGGGCAGGCgtgggcggggcggggcggcgAGGACGGGGCGGGGCCGGGGCCGGGTTTCGCCAAGCAGACGGACTGGAAGGAGGATCTGTTCGTGAGCATCGACCActcggaggaggagggagccGCCGGAGGACGAGGGGCGTCGAGGGGAGGGTACGCCCAGGAAAAGAAAGGTGTGGGAGGAGCCGAGGGAGGGGCGGGGCCAGGCGCAGAAGGAGGCGGAGCAtcggcagagaggaggaaggagatcCTGGTGAAGACGCAGTGTTTGTGCCAGCACCAAGGCCTCCGCAGGAACATCGAGTACATCGCCAGCTGCTACCAGGACCAGCGGCACACGGCCCGGCTCATCGGCGAGTGGAGGAAGGTCGCCAAGGTCATGGACCGCTTCTTCATGTGGCTCTTCTTCATCATGGTCTTCTTCATGAGCCTGCTCATCATGGGGAAGGCCATCTGA